The Armatimonadota bacterium genomic sequence AGATAGGAAAAACAGCCGGGGCATCCTGCCACCGGCTGTTTCGTATTGCTGCTTGGCGCGGATATCACGGGGTTTCGGCTTCCCTGCCCAGTTCCGCGATAACATCATCAGTCAGGCTGGCATTGAACTCGTCCCATCTAGACTTGCCCCATATCTCGACTTTGTCGGTCAGCCCGACTACCCAAACCGTATCACCGTTTTTAATGCCTGCATGGTTCATCAGAATCGACGATATCGCCACACGTCCCTGTTTGTCCGGCACACATTCGCTTGCCGCGCCCAGAAAATATC encodes the following:
- the mraZ gene encoding division/cell wall cluster transcriptional repressor MraZ; translation: MGLHLFSGAYEHTVDDKGRTVIPARFRQKLGERFVMTRGLHGCLWVFPEHTWTQVQQKLMPKSFLDDRGVKLERYFLGAASECVPDKQGRVAISSILMNHAGIKNGDTVWVVGLTDKVEIWGKSRWDEFNASLTDDVIAELGREAETP